A single region of the Hoeflea prorocentri genome encodes:
- a CDS encoding 2Fe-2S iron-sulfur cluster-binding protein produces the protein MQRNLRMLSGSVLYLFLACHLLNMAFGLISVDAVEAARTYLTKPWATPPLAQFLGLCLLIHLVLGLAAIYRRNTLRMSGYDSVQLVSGLLVIPLLASHFVGIWAAKNLYGFDPTYRIILSYFWMDAPAEGLRQVIVVVVAWLHGSIGMFSWLRLKASWDRLSLFIYPLVVAVPVLALVGFVDAGNQVIAERQAAMEQSADNQPAQDYTQEEIEEMEAAAAQRNDEIQRNMALQSRIVWTTIIVYLVLTAATFIARAVRLYHARQRTVSVRYLHGPTFSTPVGANMLEIARLHDVPHANLCRGRGRCGTCRIRVLEADPSLPDAGKVEAATLARLKLGPDIRLACQVMPTAGELVVERLVAPDIDPAELHLEPDTSDNDNAVPETAGA, from the coding sequence ATGCAGCGAAACCTGCGCATGCTCTCCGGTTCGGTGCTGTATCTATTTCTGGCCTGCCATCTGCTGAATATGGCATTCGGCCTTATCTCTGTGGATGCGGTTGAAGCGGCCAGAACCTATCTGACCAAGCCCTGGGCGACGCCTCCCCTGGCGCAGTTTCTGGGGCTCTGCCTGCTGATCCACCTGGTGCTTGGCCTTGCCGCGATCTATCGACGCAACACCCTGCGCATGTCGGGATATGACAGCGTTCAGTTGGTTTCTGGCCTGTTGGTGATTCCCCTGCTTGCCTCCCACTTCGTTGGTATCTGGGCGGCCAAAAACCTCTATGGGTTTGATCCAACCTACCGCATTATCCTTTCCTATTTCTGGATGGATGCGCCTGCGGAAGGTCTGCGCCAGGTGATTGTCGTTGTCGTTGCCTGGTTGCACGGCAGCATCGGAATGTTCAGCTGGCTGCGCCTCAAGGCATCCTGGGACCGCCTGTCGCTTTTCATATATCCGCTTGTTGTTGCCGTGCCGGTTCTCGCCCTGGTCGGCTTTGTCGATGCCGGCAACCAGGTCATCGCCGAACGTCAGGCCGCCATGGAACAGTCTGCGGACAATCAGCCGGCACAGGACTACACGCAAGAAGAAATCGAGGAGATGGAAGCTGCTGCCGCACAACGCAATGACGAAATCCAGCGCAACATGGCACTCCAGAGCCGTATTGTCTGGACCACGATCATTGTCTACCTGGTGCTGACCGCAGCGACCTTTATCGCGCGGGCAGTCCGCCTTTATCACGCCCGTCAGCGAACCGTGTCGGTGCGTTATCTACACGGGCCGACCTTCAGCACGCCCGTCGGCGCCAACATGCTGGAAATCGCACGTCTCCACGATGTGCCGCACGCAAATCTGTGCCGTGGCCGCGGGCGATGCGGCACGTGCCGGATCCGGGTTCTGGAAGCGGATCCGTCACTGCCCGACGCCGGAAAGGTTGAGGCAGCAACGCTCGCGCGCCTCAAACTCGGCCCGGATATCCGCCTCGCCTGCCAGGTCATGCCGACAGCCGGTGAACTGGTTGTTGAAAGGCTCGTCGCACCGGACATCGATCCGGCTGAGCTTCATCTTGAACCAGACACATCCGACAACGATAACGCAGTCCCGGAGACCGCCGGTGCATAG
- a CDS encoding mechanosensitive ion channel family protein, whose protein sequence is MHRLIAVRALFIALLFFGWAGAETAIAQTMPGMVAGTTSEEPAQTPPPSPNDVRELMRLLSDPGMVEWLRTQSEDGEGTLAAQPGTSLRDEFAARANEIRERLSALAVSWRNLPSAPAYLADVWRSNITADQTLRSITYVLIFLVVGGGLEWLYRQYVQAILNRLELRRSYTLWARVSAALLRAALMLGGLAVFSVGTIGTFLSFDWPPLVENVVMNLLIVVITVRSAHTLSIFLLAPRIAELRLVPLQSDMARPLHGWITLLATVAATAFAIADIFSHLAGTTDAVGATLAVTVLAGLLCTALLLAAIWHISAVNRRAQMLGQNTAKPRRRFWPGFLSVLLVAAFILWLLGATAMMWTLTVLGLIVPVTRLTNALVDHLFNQAEGRIQPETTIEKPAAEADNVAEATDIPSPEPADVEAATTPDTEADDDEPEDIVGPYELYRPVVRRLARFVILIGALFTVLYVWEGNIFALSESQTAAGRLVGILADVLAAVLVADLVWVWAKSAIDRRLANYVPPQGSEAPGPEARMATLLPILRMTLMIFLIVVVAMTILASLGINIGPLLAGAGVIGIAIGFGAQALVRDIVSGIFFLVDDAFRIGEYIEIGELRGTVESMSIRSLRVRHHLGAIHTIPFGELKSLTNYSRDWVIMRLEFRVPFDTDVKLVKKIVKKIGAELLEHEGYGTSIIQTLKSQGVRRMEEFNMVIGVKFMAKPGAQWLIRRDAYQKLRDAFEANGINFAQRNVTVEVVGDRELDEEAKKAIAGAVQPAIEAQQAQGAAPDEP, encoded by the coding sequence GTGCATAGACTGATCGCGGTACGCGCCCTTTTCATCGCACTCCTGTTTTTCGGCTGGGCAGGCGCTGAGACAGCCATCGCACAAACCATGCCGGGCATGGTTGCCGGCACCACCTCCGAGGAACCTGCACAAACGCCACCGCCATCGCCGAATGATGTCCGTGAGCTCATGCGTCTCCTTTCCGATCCGGGCATGGTCGAATGGTTGCGCACCCAAAGTGAGGACGGCGAAGGAACGCTCGCCGCACAACCCGGAACGAGTTTGCGTGACGAATTTGCCGCCCGCGCCAATGAGATACGTGAGCGGCTATCCGCGCTCGCCGTCAGTTGGCGCAATCTTCCCTCGGCGCCGGCTTATCTGGCCGATGTCTGGCGTTCGAATATTACGGCCGACCAGACACTGCGCAGCATCACCTACGTGCTGATATTTCTGGTCGTGGGCGGCGGCCTTGAGTGGCTGTATCGCCAGTACGTTCAGGCCATACTCAACCGGCTTGAACTGAGACGAAGCTATACGCTCTGGGCGCGCGTGAGCGCCGCCCTGTTGAGGGCTGCGCTGATGCTCGGCGGCCTGGCCGTATTCTCGGTCGGCACCATAGGCACGTTTTTGAGTTTCGACTGGCCACCTCTCGTCGAAAATGTCGTGATGAACCTGTTGATCGTGGTTATCACCGTGCGCAGCGCGCACACACTGTCGATCTTCCTGCTAGCACCGCGTATCGCCGAGCTGAGGCTGGTGCCACTCCAATCCGACATGGCCCGCCCCCTTCATGGCTGGATCACGCTGCTGGCAACGGTCGCAGCGACCGCTTTCGCCATTGCCGATATCTTCAGTCATCTTGCCGGAACGACGGATGCGGTCGGGGCCACGCTGGCGGTGACAGTCCTGGCTGGCCTGCTTTGCACCGCACTGCTGCTGGCAGCGATCTGGCATATTTCTGCCGTTAACCGCAGGGCGCAAATGCTCGGGCAAAACACCGCAAAGCCCCGGCGCCGGTTCTGGCCCGGTTTCCTCAGCGTGCTTCTAGTGGCCGCATTTATCCTTTGGCTCCTTGGCGCCACGGCAATGATGTGGACCCTGACGGTCCTCGGCCTCATTGTGCCGGTCACGCGGCTGACAAACGCGCTTGTGGACCATCTGTTCAATCAAGCCGAAGGACGCATCCAGCCGGAGACCACTATAGAGAAGCCCGCCGCCGAAGCAGACAATGTTGCCGAAGCGACAGATATCCCATCGCCTGAACCGGCTGATGTGGAGGCTGCGACCACGCCGGACACCGAGGCTGACGATGATGAACCCGAGGACATTGTCGGCCCTTATGAACTCTACCGGCCCGTGGTGCGCCGCCTGGCACGCTTTGTTATTCTGATCGGCGCACTGTTCACGGTGCTTTACGTTTGGGAAGGCAATATTTTCGCACTTTCCGAATCGCAGACCGCGGCCGGGCGCCTTGTCGGCATCCTCGCCGACGTTCTTGCGGCCGTCCTTGTCGCAGACCTTGTCTGGGTATGGGCGAAATCAGCCATCGACCGCCGGCTTGCAAATTATGTCCCGCCACAGGGAAGCGAGGCTCCGGGACCGGAAGCGCGCATGGCGACGCTGCTGCCCATATTGCGCATGACGCTCATGATCTTTCTGATTGTGGTGGTGGCAATGACGATCCTCGCCTCGCTGGGCATCAATATCGGCCCGCTGCTTGCCGGTGCCGGCGTAATCGGCATTGCCATCGGGTTTGGCGCGCAGGCGCTCGTGCGCGACATCGTTTCCGGTATTTTCTTCCTCGTCGACGATGCCTTCCGCATCGGCGAATATATCGAGATCGGCGAACTGCGCGGGACCGTGGAATCCATGTCGATCCGCTCGCTGAGGGTCCGTCACCATCTGGGCGCGATCCACACAATTCCGTTTGGCGAACTGAAATCGCTGACCAATTACAGCCGCGATTGGGTCATCATGCGGCTTGAGTTCCGCGTGCCGTTCGACACCGACGTCAAGCTGGTGAAAAAGATCGTCAAGAAGATCGGCGCGGAACTGCTGGAACACGAAGGTTATGGCACGAGCATTATCCAGACCCTTAAATCCCAGGGCGTGCGCCGCATGGAAGAATTCAACATGGTGATCGGCGTGAAGTTCATGGCCAAGCCTGGCGCCCAATGGCTGATCCGCCGCGACGCCTATCAAAAACTTCGCGATGCCTTCGAGGCCAACGGCATAAACTTTGCTCAACGCAACGTCACGGTCGAAGTCGTCGGCGACAGGGAACTTGACGAAGAGGCCAAAAAGGCAATCGCCGGCGCGGTTCAGCCGGCGATAGAGGCGCAGCAGGCACAGGGCGCGGCGCCTGACGAGCCCTGA